From one Perca flavescens isolate YP-PL-M2 chromosome 19, PFLA_1.0, whole genome shotgun sequence genomic stretch:
- the LOC114545317 gene encoding Fc receptor-like A, translating into MREGEDTDWQYSFLMDGRVFVSDSNKRYTLQQLATGHSGVYQCFGEHKILPPFRKESNKFSLTVSDRDVILETPASTLFEGESVTLRCRHRTPTEEKNAVFYKDGSTIQIDTNHQSLIISKNTVQVKSDWSSYMCKFEDEESEPIKLKLEPQPKAQLSKDVSAEGSVTLTCSVNPSSSSSSSGWKYFWYREEKTSEPLTSQDVLLSN; encoded by the exons ATGAGGGAAGGAGAAGACACCGACTGGCAATACTCATTCTTGATGGATGGTCGAGTATTTGTCTCCGACTCAAATAAGAGATATACTTTACAACAACTAGCTACAGGTCACAGTGGTGTATACCAGTGCTTTGGTGAGCACAAAATCTTGCCACCTTTTAGAAAAGAAAGTAATAAATTCTCTCTAACTGTATCAG ACAGAGATGTGATCCTGGAAACTCCTGCATCCACTTTGTTTGAAGGAGAATCAGTGACTCTGCGCTGTAGACATCGTACTCCGACAGAGGAGAAGAATGCTGTCTTCTACAAAGACGGATCAACTATTCAAATAGACACAAACCATCAGTCACTGATAATATCAAAAAACACAGTTCAAGTAAAATCAGATTGGAGCTCTTACATGTGTAAATTTGAGGATGAAGAATCCGAaccaataaaactgaaactGGAAC CCCAACCAAAGGCCCAACTGAGCAAAGATGTTTCAGCAGAGGGCAGTGTGACCCTGACCTGCTCTGTGaacccatcatcatcatcatcatcatctggtTGGAAATACTTCTGGTACAGAGAAGAGAAAACCTCTGAACCCCTGACCTCACAAGATGTTCTTCTCTCAAATTAA